One Pseudorca crassidens isolate mPseCra1 chromosome 21, mPseCra1.hap1, whole genome shotgun sequence DNA segment encodes these proteins:
- the THAP1 gene encoding THAP domain-containing protein 1 isoform X5: MVQSCSAYGCKNRYDKDKPVSFHKRKIFQSPKNSFPDLLQHPRFPRLMLLSGYSCLLFRPLITSPFSVTTTTLWRTPCTRGRGFTSSNSK, encoded by the exons ATGGTGCAGTCCTGTTCCGCCTACGGCTGCAAGAACCGATACGACAAGGATAAGCCCGTTTCTTTCCACAA AAGGAAGATCTTCCAGAGCCCCAAGAACAGCTTCCCCGACCTCCTTCAACACCCCCGGTTTCCCAGGTTGATGCTGCTATCGGGTTACTCATGCCTCCTCTTCAGACCCCTGATAACCTCTCCGTTTTCTGTGACCACAACTACACTGTGGAGGACACCATGCACCAGAGGAAGAGGATTCACCAGCTCGAACAGCAAGTAG
- the THAP1 gene encoding THAP domain-containing protein 1 isoform X2, translating into MVQSCSAYGCKNRYDKDKPVSFHKFPLTRPSLCKKWEAAVRRKNFKPTKYSSICSEHFTPDCFKRECNNKLLKEDAVPTIFLCTEPHDKKEDLPEPQEQLPRPPSTPPVSQVDAAIGLLMPPLQTPDNLSVFCDHNYTVEDTMHQRKRIHQLEQQVEKLRKKLKTAQQRCRRQERQLEKLKEVVHFQKEKDDVSERGYVILPNDYFEIVEVPA; encoded by the exons ATGGTGCAGTCCTGTTCCGCCTACGGCTGCAAGAACCGATACGACAAGGATAAGCCCGTTTCTTTCCACAA GTTTCCTCTTACTCGACCCAGTCTTTGTAAAAAATGGGAGGCAGCTGTCAGAAGGAAAAACTTTAAGCCCACCAAGTACAGCAGCATTTGCTCAGAACACTTTACTCCGGACTGCTTTAAGAGGGAGTGCAACAACAAGTTACTGAAAGAGGATGCTGTCCCCACAATATTTCTTTGTACTGAACCACATGACAAG AAGGAAGATCTTCCAGAGCCCCAAGAACAGCTTCCCCGACCTCCTTCAACACCCCCGGTTTCCCAGGTTGATGCTGCTATCGGGTTACTCATGCCTCCTCTTCAGACCCCTGATAACCTCTCCGTTTTCTGTGACCACAACTACACTGTGGAGGACACCATGCACCAGAGGAAGAGGATTCACCAGCTCGAACAGCAAGTAGAGAAGCTCAGAAAGAAGCTCAAGACCGCACAGCAGCGGTGCAGAAGACAGGAGCGGCAGCTGGAGAAGCTAAAGGAGGTCGTGCActtccagaaggagaaagacgACGTCTCCGAGAGGGGTTATGTGATTCTACCAAATGACTATTTTGAAATAGTTGAAGTCCCAGCATGA
- the THAP1 gene encoding THAP domain-containing protein 1 isoform X3, giving the protein MFWTQFLGPNVQGPVSFPEGFRFPLTRPSLCKKWEAAVRRKNFKPTKYSSICSEHFTPDCFKRECNNKLLKEDAVPTIFLCTEPHDKKEDLPEPQEQLPRPPSTPPVSQVDAAIGLLMPPLQTPDNLSVFCDHNYTVEDTMHQRKRIHQLEQQVEKLRKKLKTAQQRCRRQERQLEKLKEVVHFQKEKDDVSERGYVILPNDYFEIVEVPA; this is encoded by the exons ATGTTTTGGACCCAGTTTCTAGGACCCAACGTTCAAGGACCAGTGAGTTTCCCAGAAGGGTTCAG GTTTCCTCTTACTCGACCCAGTCTTTGTAAAAAATGGGAGGCAGCTGTCAGAAGGAAAAACTTTAAGCCCACCAAGTACAGCAGCATTTGCTCAGAACACTTTACTCCGGACTGCTTTAAGAGGGAGTGCAACAACAAGTTACTGAAAGAGGATGCTGTCCCCACAATATTTCTTTGTACTGAACCACATGACAAG AAGGAAGATCTTCCAGAGCCCCAAGAACAGCTTCCCCGACCTCCTTCAACACCCCCGGTTTCCCAGGTTGATGCTGCTATCGGGTTACTCATGCCTCCTCTTCAGACCCCTGATAACCTCTCCGTTTTCTGTGACCACAACTACACTGTGGAGGACACCATGCACCAGAGGAAGAGGATTCACCAGCTCGAACAGCAAGTAGAGAAGCTCAGAAAGAAGCTCAAGACCGCACAGCAGCGGTGCAGAAGACAGGAGCGGCAGCTGGAGAAGCTAAAGGAGGTCGTGCActtccagaaggagaaagacgACGTCTCCGAGAGGGGTTATGTGATTCTACCAAATGACTATTTTGAAATAGTTGAAGTCCCAGCATGA
- the THAP1 gene encoding THAP domain-containing protein 1 isoform X1, with protein sequence MKSCVSRTAAAWAVAGYRAWGRALSEGTRPTALGAASSGRCRGRSPRRDGLLLRRKPQNGMIVIVRCLHGAIFIQPNSVFTSFTTLRKCGRNLRLFPLTRPSLCKKWEAAVRRKNFKPTKYSSICSEHFTPDCFKRECNNKLLKEDAVPTIFLCTEPHDKKEDLPEPQEQLPRPPSTPPVSQVDAAIGLLMPPLQTPDNLSVFCDHNYTVEDTMHQRKRIHQLEQQVEKLRKKLKTAQQRCRRQERQLEKLKEVVHFQKEKDDVSERGYVILPNDYFEIVEVPA encoded by the exons ATGAAGAGCTGTGTTTCGCGCACAGCGGCAGCGTGGGCAGTAGCAGGGTATCGTGCGTGGGGAAGAGCACTCTCGGAGGGAACGCGGCCCACCGCCCTCGGGGCTGCTTCATCCGGGAGGTGCCGCGGCCGGAGTCCGAGGAGGGACGGTCTTCTCTTGAGAAGAAAACCGCAGAACGGAATGATAGTGATCGTTCGATGTCTGCACGGTGCCATTTTCATTCAGCCAAATTCAGTGTTCACAAGTTTTACTACGTTAAGAAAATGTGGCCGTAACTTACGACT GTTTCCTCTTACTCGACCCAGTCTTTGTAAAAAATGGGAGGCAGCTGTCAGAAGGAAAAACTTTAAGCCCACCAAGTACAGCAGCATTTGCTCAGAACACTTTACTCCGGACTGCTTTAAGAGGGAGTGCAACAACAAGTTACTGAAAGAGGATGCTGTCCCCACAATATTTCTTTGTACTGAACCACATGACAAG AAGGAAGATCTTCCAGAGCCCCAAGAACAGCTTCCCCGACCTCCTTCAACACCCCCGGTTTCCCAGGTTGATGCTGCTATCGGGTTACTCATGCCTCCTCTTCAGACCCCTGATAACCTCTCCGTTTTCTGTGACCACAACTACACTGTGGAGGACACCATGCACCAGAGGAAGAGGATTCACCAGCTCGAACAGCAAGTAGAGAAGCTCAGAAAGAAGCTCAAGACCGCACAGCAGCGGTGCAGAAGACAGGAGCGGCAGCTGGAGAAGCTAAAGGAGGTCGTGCActtccagaaggagaaagacgACGTCTCCGAGAGGGGTTATGTGATTCTACCAAATGACTATTTTGAAATAGTTGAAGTCCCAGCATGA
- the THAP1 gene encoding THAP domain-containing protein 1 isoform X4, translated as MDIFQLIKRFPLTRPSLCKKWEAAVRRKNFKPTKYSSICSEHFTPDCFKRECNNKLLKEDAVPTIFLCTEPHDKKEDLPEPQEQLPRPPSTPPVSQVDAAIGLLMPPLQTPDNLSVFCDHNYTVEDTMHQRKRIHQLEQQVEKLRKKLKTAQQRCRRQERQLEKLKEVVHFQKEKDDVSERGYVILPNDYFEIVEVPA; from the exons ATGGACATATTTCAGTTGATTAAGAG GTTTCCTCTTACTCGACCCAGTCTTTGTAAAAAATGGGAGGCAGCTGTCAGAAGGAAAAACTTTAAGCCCACCAAGTACAGCAGCATTTGCTCAGAACACTTTACTCCGGACTGCTTTAAGAGGGAGTGCAACAACAAGTTACTGAAAGAGGATGCTGTCCCCACAATATTTCTTTGTACTGAACCACATGACAAG AAGGAAGATCTTCCAGAGCCCCAAGAACAGCTTCCCCGACCTCCTTCAACACCCCCGGTTTCCCAGGTTGATGCTGCTATCGGGTTACTCATGCCTCCTCTTCAGACCCCTGATAACCTCTCCGTTTTCTGTGACCACAACTACACTGTGGAGGACACCATGCACCAGAGGAAGAGGATTCACCAGCTCGAACAGCAAGTAGAGAAGCTCAGAAAGAAGCTCAAGACCGCACAGCAGCGGTGCAGAAGACAGGAGCGGCAGCTGGAGAAGCTAAAGGAGGTCGTGCActtccagaaggagaaagacgACGTCTCCGAGAGGGGTTATGTGATTCTACCAAATGACTATTTTGAAATAGTTGAAGTCCCAGCATGA